A genome region from Candidatus Eremiobacterota bacterium includes the following:
- a CDS encoding benzoate-CoA ligase family protein — protein MTPTAHADTFARDHLPPREEWPEFLFTLPELQYPERFNCAAELLDATVAKGLGARPAVLTPQRRLTYDELLAEVNRIANVLRDDLGLVSGNRVLLRGFNNEVTAACWLAVVKAGCVAVTTMPLLRAKELTDVVNAAQVTHAICDLRLSEELQNALPACPTLGTVVFSHDDRPSGLAALAARKPETVDTVPTAADDVCMIAFTSGTTGRPKGTMHFHRDVLAICDTFPPSSFAPAPEDVFVGTPPLAFTYGLGGALLFPLRAGAATALIEKPSPEALLGAIQSFGATVCFTAPTSYRAMAPLAKDYDLRTLRACVSAGETLPVGTRTLWEDATGVRIIDGIGSTEMLHIFIAASGDEIRPGATGKPVPGYVACVLDDDGKPLPPGNVGRLAVKGPTGCRYLADPRQREYVQHGWNLTGDAYLLDEDGYFWYQARTDDMIISSGYNIAGPEVEGALLEHPRVLECAVVGAPDEARGTIVKAFVVLRDGVGDATLVAELQEFVKARIAPYKYPRAIEFVSELPRTQTGKLQRFKLRTAEAKA, from the coding sequence GTGGCCGGAGTTCTTGTTCACGCTCCCCGAGCTGCAGTACCCGGAACGGTTCAACTGCGCCGCCGAGCTGCTCGACGCGACCGTGGCGAAAGGGCTCGGCGCGCGTCCGGCGGTGCTTACGCCGCAGCGCCGGCTGACGTACGACGAGCTGCTGGCGGAGGTGAACCGCATCGCGAACGTGCTGCGCGACGACCTCGGCCTCGTGTCGGGGAACCGCGTCTTGCTGCGCGGCTTCAACAACGAGGTGACGGCGGCGTGCTGGCTCGCCGTCGTGAAGGCCGGCTGCGTGGCGGTGACGACGATGCCGCTGCTGCGCGCCAAGGAGCTGACCGACGTGGTGAACGCCGCGCAGGTGACGCACGCCATCTGCGATCTGCGGCTCAGCGAGGAATTGCAGAACGCGCTCCCGGCGTGCCCGACGCTCGGCACCGTCGTGTTCTCGCACGACGATCGTCCGAGCGGTCTCGCCGCGCTGGCCGCCCGGAAGCCGGAGACAGTCGACACTGTGCCGACCGCGGCGGACGACGTCTGCATGATCGCGTTCACCTCGGGGACCACCGGCCGGCCGAAGGGAACGATGCATTTCCACCGCGACGTGCTGGCGATCTGCGACACCTTCCCGCCCTCGTCGTTCGCGCCGGCGCCGGAGGACGTGTTCGTCGGGACGCCGCCGCTCGCGTTCACCTACGGGCTCGGCGGCGCGCTGCTGTTCCCGCTGCGCGCGGGCGCGGCGACGGCGCTGATCGAGAAGCCCTCGCCCGAGGCGCTGCTCGGCGCGATTCAAAGCTTCGGCGCGACGGTCTGCTTCACCGCGCCGACGTCGTACCGCGCGATGGCGCCGCTCGCGAAAGACTACGACCTGCGCACGCTGCGCGCGTGCGTCTCGGCCGGCGAGACGCTCCCGGTGGGAACGCGCACGCTGTGGGAAGACGCGACCGGCGTGCGGATCATCGACGGGATCGGCTCGACCGAGATGCTGCACATCTTCATCGCGGCGTCGGGCGACGAGATTCGTCCCGGCGCGACCGGCAAGCCGGTCCCCGGCTACGTCGCGTGCGTCTTGGACGACGACGGCAAACCGCTGCCGCCCGGAAATGTGGGACGGCTGGCGGTGAAAGGTCCGACGGGCTGCCGGTATCTCGCCGACCCGCGCCAGCGCGAGTACGTGCAGCACGGCTGGAACCTCACCGGCGATGCGTATCTGCTCGACGAGGACGGCTACTTCTGGTACCAGGCGCGCACCGACGACATGATCATCTCGTCGGGCTACAACATCGCCGGGCCCGAGGTCGAGGGCGCGCTGCTCGAGCACCCGCGCGTGCTGGAGTGCGCCGTCGTCGGCGCGCCCGACGAAGCGCGCGGCACGATCGTGAAAGCGTTCGTCGTGTTGCGCGACGGTGTGGGAGATGCGACGCTGGTGGCGGAGCTTCAGGAGTTCGTCAAGGCGCGGATCGCGCCGTACAAGTATCCGCGCGCGATCGAGTTCGTGAGCGAGCTGCCGCGCACGCAGACCGGCAAGCTGCAGCGCTTCAAGCTGCGCACCGCGGAGGCGAAGGCGTGA
- a CDS encoding RidA family protein: MTILQPAGWPRPKGYSSGVRADGTLVFVSGQIGWDETGRFPARDIAGQVRQALRNVVAVLAEAGARPENVVRLTWYVTDKREYLAAQHEIGVAYRDVMGRHYPAMSVLAVSALLEDDAKVEIEATAVLPR, encoded by the coding sequence GTGACCATCCTGCAGCCCGCCGGCTGGCCGCGGCCGAAAGGCTATTCCAGCGGCGTGCGCGCCGACGGAACGCTGGTGTTCGTCAGCGGGCAGATCGGTTGGGACGAGACCGGGCGCTTCCCGGCGCGCGACATCGCAGGCCAAGTGCGGCAGGCGTTGCGCAACGTCGTCGCCGTGCTCGCAGAAGCGGGAGCTCGTCCCGAAAACGTCGTGCGCCTGACCTGGTACGTCACCGACAAGCGCGAGTACCTCGCGGCGCAACACGAGATCGGCGTCGCTTACCGCGACGTGATGGGGCGCCACTACCCCGCGATGTCGGTCCTCGCGGTGAGCGCGCTGCTCGAAGACGACGCGAAAGTGGAGATCGAGGCGACCGCCGTCCTGCCGCGCTGA
- a CDS encoding nuclear transport factor 2 family protein, with protein sequence MSSPPGAARRSETMTATAAAETAFRDALDEHLAALQARDAARFAATLGEDVAVVDGGGEIKRGTEAVLDSHAEWFALPVRWRFDYEVVLTRETASSGLALLRVTYTHEPGAEAVRFLLSLVFERDEGEVFKFVYDQNTPLE encoded by the coding sequence ATGAGCTCACCACCCGGAGCAGCACGGCGCTCGGAGACGATGACGGCTACTGCAGCCGCCGAGACGGCGTTTCGCGACGCCCTCGACGAGCATCTCGCGGCACTGCAGGCGCGTGACGCCGCTCGGTTCGCGGCGACGCTGGGCGAAGACGTCGCCGTCGTCGACGGCGGGGGCGAGATCAAACGTGGCACCGAGGCCGTCCTCGACTCGCACGCCGAATGGTTCGCGCTGCCGGTCCGCTGGCGCTTCGACTACGAGGTCGTCCTCACGCGCGAAACCGCATCTTCCGGTTTGGCGTTGTTGCGCGTCACCTACACGCACGAACCGGGCGCCGAAGCGGTGCGGTTCTTGCTCTCGCTCGTCTTCGAGCGCGATGAGGGCGAGGTGTTCAAGTTCGTCTACGATCAGAACACGCCGTTGGAGTAG
- a CDS encoding SDR family oxidoreductase, translating into MSVRDTAGSKHTLGTVVVTGGASGLGAAIADAVARHGGTPVTFDLARPRATRDYEHRIVDVGDRQAVERAVREIAEGNGGILDAVVANAGMDACGDFDQVDPDAWERVIRVNLIGTASLVRAALPYLERAANPRIVNVASTLGLRALGAATAYCASKFGVVGLTRGLALDLAGRVGVTLLIPGGMNTHFFDGRDEQFKPAADAFEKNQLNDPSNVAEAVVFALSQPKGCEVRELIVTPSHETSWP; encoded by the coding sequence ATCAGCGTCCGGGATACGGCAGGCTCAAAGCATACGCTCGGGACGGTTGTCGTGACCGGCGGCGCGTCCGGTTTGGGCGCGGCGATCGCCGACGCCGTCGCGCGCCACGGCGGCACGCCGGTGACGTTCGATCTGGCGCGGCCGCGCGCGACGCGCGACTACGAGCACCGCATCGTCGACGTCGGCGACCGGCAGGCCGTCGAGCGCGCGGTCCGGGAAATCGCCGAAGGGAACGGCGGAATCCTCGACGCGGTCGTCGCGAACGCGGGGATGGACGCGTGCGGCGACTTCGACCAGGTCGACCCGGACGCGTGGGAGCGCGTGATCCGGGTGAACCTGATCGGCACCGCCTCGCTGGTGCGCGCCGCGCTGCCGTATCTGGAGCGAGCGGCGAATCCTCGCATCGTCAACGTCGCCTCGACGCTCGGGCTGCGCGCGCTCGGCGCGGCGACCGCGTACTGCGCTTCGAAGTTCGGTGTCGTGGGGCTCACGCGCGGGCTCGCGCTCGACCTCGCGGGCCGGGTCGGCGTGACGCTGCTGATCCCGGGCGGGATGAACACGCACTTCTTCGACGGCCGCGACGAACAGTTCAAGCCTGCCGCCGACGCATTCGAGAAGAACCAGCTCAACGACCCGAGCAACGTCGCCGAAGCGGTCGTGTTCGCGCTCTCGCAGCCGAAAGGCTGCGAGGTTCGCGAGCTGATCGTCACTCCCTCACACGAGACGAGCTGGCCGTAA
- a CDS encoding polysaccharide deacetylase family protein, with translation MISHGRTIYTPAFARPPLQPFPGGARLALHLIVNVEVWDYEQPMPRTALPPPPAGGTVPDVPNFAWYQYGQRVGIWRLLEVLERHDARATLSINSAVCREYPEIVERTAAAGWEMMPHGVVQRTMAKVDDERAVIAESIDEIKKATGKRPRGWLGPALVETPQTLDLLAEAGLEYCCDWGPADDLPFDLRVARGRMVAIPYPVETNDIVVYAIERHGVEEFYGRCAAAIDTLYAEGARSPRVLAIALHPYLTGAAHRIGVLDRVLEYAHNYDGVRVMAASELLDWYVAQVPQPAG, from the coding sequence ATGATTTCGCACGGCCGCACGATCTACACGCCCGCGTTCGCGCGCCCGCCGCTGCAGCCGTTTCCGGGCGGCGCGCGCCTGGCGCTGCACCTGATCGTCAACGTGGAGGTGTGGGACTACGAGCAGCCGATGCCGCGCACCGCGCTGCCGCCGCCGCCCGCCGGCGGAACGGTCCCCGACGTCCCGAACTTCGCCTGGTACCAGTACGGCCAGCGCGTCGGCATCTGGCGGCTGCTCGAGGTGCTCGAACGCCACGACGCGCGCGCGACACTGAGCATCAACTCGGCAGTCTGCCGCGAGTACCCGGAGATCGTCGAGCGCACGGCCGCCGCCGGCTGGGAGATGATGCCGCACGGCGTGGTGCAGCGCACCATGGCGAAGGTCGACGACGAGCGCGCGGTCATCGCGGAGTCGATCGACGAAATTAAAAAAGCGACCGGAAAACGCCCGCGCGGCTGGCTCGGGCCGGCGCTTGTCGAGACGCCGCAGACGCTGGATCTGCTCGCCGAAGCCGGGCTGGAATACTGCTGCGACTGGGGACCGGCCGACGATCTGCCGTTCGACCTGCGCGTCGCGCGCGGCCGCATGGTCGCGATCCCGTATCCCGTCGAGACGAACGACATCGTCGTCTATGCGATCGAGCGCCACGGGGTGGAGGAATTCTACGGCCGCTGCGCCGCCGCGATCGACACGCTGTACGCTGAAGGCGCGCGCTCTCCGCGCGTCCTTGCGATCGCGCTGCATCCGTATCTGACCGGGGCGGCCCACCGCATCGGCGTCCTCGACCGCGTCCTCGAATACGCGCACAACTACGACGGCGTCCGCGTCATGGCCGCGAGCGAGCTGCTCGACTGGTACGTCGCGCAGGTTCCTCAGCCGGCCGGCTAA
- a CDS encoding alcohol dehydrogenase catalytic domain-containing protein, whose product MAATMRAAVFHGPRDIRIERVPRPRPAPGEVLVRVHANGICGTDASEFTGPQMYPLHARHPLTGHEGPLIPGHEFAGSIEEVGECVEGFTKGDAVITGAALWCGECPQCLAGRTSICAQYATVGLHRDGGLAEFVRVPAHIVFRAAEFGLAGDMAVLTQPMAIAVHALRRGAPRAGENVLVIGAGGVGAFLIYALARGGARVVASDIAAERLTIARRLGALETIRAGEAPTAALAQLGFAPTLVFEVTGTDDGMAAAIAAAAPGGRIVTVGIANHPVAIDARRVTTKELEIIGTNALIGRDDVPEAARLLALDPTAWSDVAPVAIPLDRVVEDGIIPMLEGHAPQIKLLVDPWAARARETVMR is encoded by the coding sequence ATGGCGGCGACGATGCGCGCGGCGGTCTTTCACGGTCCGCGCGACATCCGCATCGAGCGCGTTCCGCGCCCGCGTCCGGCGCCCGGCGAAGTCCTCGTGCGCGTCCACGCGAACGGCATCTGCGGCACCGACGCGAGCGAGTTCACCGGCCCGCAGATGTATCCGCTGCACGCGCGCCATCCGCTCACCGGCCACGAAGGTCCGCTGATCCCCGGCCACGAGTTCGCCGGCAGCATCGAAGAGGTCGGCGAGTGCGTCGAAGGCTTCACCAAGGGCGACGCCGTGATCACCGGCGCGGCGCTGTGGTGCGGCGAGTGCCCGCAATGCCTCGCCGGCCGCACCAGCATCTGCGCGCAGTACGCGACGGTCGGCTTGCACCGCGACGGCGGTCTGGCGGAGTTCGTGCGCGTCCCCGCGCACATCGTCTTTCGCGCCGCGGAGTTCGGCCTCGCCGGCGATATGGCGGTCCTGACGCAGCCGATGGCGATCGCCGTGCACGCCCTTCGCCGCGGCGCACCACGCGCCGGAGAAAACGTACTGGTGATCGGCGCTGGCGGAGTCGGCGCGTTCTTGATCTATGCGCTGGCGCGGGGTGGCGCGCGCGTCGTCGCGTCTGATATCGCCGCCGAACGATTGACGATCGCGCGACGGCTCGGCGCGCTCGAAACGATCCGCGCCGGCGAAGCGCCGACCGCGGCCCTCGCGCAGCTCGGCTTCGCACCGACGCTCGTCTTCGAAGTGACCGGCACGGACGACGGCATGGCCGCCGCGATCGCCGCAGCCGCCCCGGGCGGTCGCATCGTCACCGTCGGAATCGCAAATCACCCGGTCGCAATCGACGCGCGCCGCGTGACGACGAAAGAGCTCGAGATCATCGGCACCAACGCCCTCATCGGCCGCGACGACGTCCCCGAAGCGGCGCGATTGCTCGCACTCGATCCGACCGCATGGTCCGACGTCGCACCCGTCGCGATCCCCCTCGACCGCGTCGTCGAAGACGGCATCATCCCCATGCTCGAAGGCCACGCGCCGCAGATCAAGCTGCTCGTCGACCCGTGGGCGGCACGTGCGCGCGAAACAGTGATGCGTTGA
- a CDS encoding RES family NAD+ phosphorylase: protein MTLYRVLYYLPGAAPTEPGGVLFIPPQNTGRIDNPSDYATLYVGDSQAGVCAEVFNRGKYRKEWTADTLRGLPGVPASRRVLAWYELDAAAAPICDLDDPRQLLARALRPSRVITRNYAQSQAWALRLFAEHHWAGVRWWSYHDSRWASIGLWDRSAIRSFGFEPLTLDHPALIEAAGVLSIRIRRARGRPAP from the coding sequence ATGACACTGTATCGCGTGCTTTATTATCTCCCTGGCGCCGCCCCAACAGAACCGGGCGGCGTTCTTTTTATTCCCCCTCAAAACACCGGCCGCATCGACAACCCGTCCGACTACGCGACCCTGTACGTGGGGGATTCGCAAGCCGGCGTCTGCGCAGAGGTCTTCAATCGCGGCAAGTATCGCAAGGAATGGACGGCAGACACGTTGCGCGGACTGCCCGGCGTACCGGCATCGCGGCGCGTGCTCGCGTGGTACGAGCTCGACGCTGCCGCCGCGCCCATTTGTGACCTCGACGATCCTCGACAGCTACTAGCGCGTGCGCTGCGACCGTCACGAGTCATCACGCGCAATTACGCCCAGTCGCAGGCGTGGGCGCTGCGCTTGTTCGCGGAGCACCATTGGGCCGGTGTACGATGGTGGTCATATCACGATTCGCGGTGGGCAAGCATCGGACTGTGGGATCGTTCCGCGATTCGAAGCTTCGGTTTTGAACCCTTGACCCTTGACCATCCAGCGCTCATCGAGGCCGCCGGAGTTCTGTCGATCCGAATTCGTCGCGCCCGTGGCCGGCCGGCGCCATAG
- a CDS encoding aldehyde dehydrogenase — MTTLDGIAVYGHFIDGRECPSADGRSFEVRSPANGTLVARVAEGGAAEIALAVDAASAAFADGRWSRLPVRERYRILNSFADAIEAALPELATLEATCVGRPLREMRAQLGRIPEFYRYFAAVARTAEDAVTPFEGPYLNYVRRVPLGVVGQLTPWNHPLLILTKKLAPALAAGNAVVVKPSEYTPLTTLELARIALEAGIPRGVFNVVTGFGVEAGAALCAEKRLRKLDLTGGTETGRAVAKLAGENLVRVTCELGGKAPVIVLPDADLDRAAAGAVFAAFIASGQTCVAGTRVLVHETQAGVLLERMVARARAIRIGDPLDLATQLGPLVSQRQLDRTERYVEIGRGEGATVACGGRRLDGALATGFFYEPTIFSGVRSSMRIAQDEIFGPVTCVLTYRDVDEAVRIANDIPFGLAASIWTADAARGMKLAERLDCGIVWVNDHHRIDPALPWGGMKDSGIGRETGLEGYREYTTTKSVIVNLDDPVDWYGTSEVVRLS, encoded by the coding sequence ATGACCACGCTCGACGGAATCGCAGTCTACGGCCACTTCATCGACGGCCGGGAGTGTCCGAGCGCGGACGGCCGTAGCTTCGAGGTGCGCAGCCCCGCGAACGGAACGCTCGTCGCGCGCGTCGCCGAAGGCGGCGCGGCGGAGATCGCGCTGGCGGTTGACGCGGCGAGCGCGGCATTCGCCGACGGGCGCTGGTCGCGGCTGCCCGTACGCGAGCGCTACCGCATCCTGAACAGCTTCGCGGACGCGATCGAAGCCGCACTTCCCGAGCTGGCGACGCTCGAGGCGACGTGCGTCGGCCGCCCGCTGCGCGAGATGCGCGCGCAGCTCGGCCGCATCCCGGAGTTCTACCGCTACTTCGCCGCCGTCGCGCGCACCGCCGAGGACGCGGTGACGCCGTTCGAGGGGCCGTACCTGAACTACGTGCGGCGCGTCCCGCTCGGCGTCGTCGGACAGCTCACGCCGTGGAACCATCCGCTGCTCATTCTCACCAAAAAGCTCGCGCCCGCGCTGGCCGCCGGCAACGCCGTCGTCGTGAAGCCCTCGGAATACACGCCGCTCACCACGCTCGAGCTCGCGCGCATCGCGCTCGAAGCGGGGATTCCCCGCGGCGTTTTCAACGTGGTCACCGGCTTCGGCGTGGAAGCGGGCGCGGCGCTGTGCGCGGAAAAGCGCTTGCGCAAGCTCGACCTCACCGGAGGAACCGAAACGGGCCGCGCGGTCGCGAAATTGGCCGGCGAGAACCTCGTGCGCGTGACGTGCGAGCTGGGCGGCAAAGCGCCGGTGATCGTTCTGCCCGACGCCGACCTCGACCGCGCGGCGGCGGGCGCGGTCTTCGCGGCGTTCATCGCCTCCGGGCAGACCTGCGTCGCCGGCACGCGCGTTCTCGTGCACGAGACCCAAGCCGGCGTGCTGCTCGAGCGCATGGTTGCGCGGGCGCGCGCGATCCGCATCGGCGACCCGCTCGACCTTGCGACGCAGCTCGGCCCGCTCGTCTCGCAGCGCCAGCTCGACCGAACCGAGCGCTACGTGGAGATCGGGCGCGGCGAAGGCGCGACCGTCGCATGCGGCGGCCGCCGGCTCGACGGCGCGCTCGCCACCGGCTTCTTCTACGAGCCGACGATCTTCAGCGGCGTGCGTTCGTCGATGCGGATCGCGCAAGACGAGATCTTCGGGCCGGTAACGTGCGTGCTGACGTATCGCGACGTCGACGAAGCGGTGCGCATCGCGAACGACATCCCGTTCGGCCTGGCAGCATCGATCTGGACCGCGGACGCCGCGCGCGGCATGAAGCTCGCCGAGCGCCTCGACTGCGGAATCGTCTGGGTCAACGACCACCACCGCATCGACCCGGCGCTCCCCTGGGGCGGCATGAAAGACAGCGGCATCGGCCGCGAGACCGGCCTCGAAGGCTACCGCGAGTACACGACCACGAAGAGCGTCATCGTGAACCTCGACGACCCGGTGGACTGGTACGGCACGAGCGAGGTCGTGCGGTTGAGCTGA
- a CDS encoding CocE/NonD family hydrolase, translating to MRIDWDVAIPMDDGIVLRADVFRPPGDGRYPVILTYGPYAKGLAFQDGYPSAWNRMAERHPDVTAGSTNRYQNWEVVDPEKWVPDGYACVRVDSRGAGRSPGYLDPWSPRETLDIAQCIEWAAAQPWSSGKIGMNGISYYAMNQWYVASLQPPPPHLAAICVWEGAADFYRDLTHHGGILCTFAQNWYDMQVKTVQHGAGERGPRSRATGELACGPETLAEDELTRNRADFGADVLAHALDDDYHRARSPVWGNINVPLFSAANWGGQGLHPRGNFEGFMRAASREKYLEVHGIEHWTEFYTDHGVTLQKQFFAHYLKGEDSLRDWPRVRLQVRHLDRFEERHENDWPIPCTRWTKLYLDLHARTLRRDPASEPARIAYDASRDTVTFVGEPLEEQTEITGPLAARLFVSSETIDADVFVILRAFAPDGTEVVFQGAIDPHTPLAQGWLRASHRALDPALSTEYRPYHPHTELQPLVPGEPVQLDVELWPTSIVLPRGYRFALTVRGTDYVYPGRSGGRLSNFKNELTGCGPFLHDDSRDRPAEIFVAYNALHADEDRAPYVLLPVVPGAA from the coding sequence ATGCGGATCGACTGGGACGTCGCGATCCCGATGGACGACGGTATCGTGCTGCGCGCCGACGTCTTCCGGCCGCCCGGCGACGGCCGCTATCCGGTGATCCTCACGTACGGCCCGTACGCGAAGGGGCTCGCGTTCCAAGACGGCTACCCGAGCGCGTGGAACCGCATGGCAGAGCGGCATCCGGACGTCACCGCGGGATCGACGAACCGCTATCAGAACTGGGAGGTCGTCGACCCGGAGAAGTGGGTGCCGGACGGCTACGCCTGCGTGCGCGTCGACTCGCGCGGCGCCGGACGCTCGCCGGGATATCTCGATCCTTGGTCGCCGCGCGAGACGCTCGACATCGCGCAGTGCATCGAATGGGCCGCCGCGCAGCCGTGGAGCAGCGGCAAGATCGGGATGAACGGCATCTCGTACTACGCGATGAACCAGTGGTACGTCGCCTCGCTCCAGCCGCCGCCTCCGCATCTCGCCGCGATCTGCGTCTGGGAAGGCGCGGCCGACTTCTACCGCGACCTCACGCACCACGGCGGCATCCTGTGCACGTTCGCGCAGAACTGGTACGACATGCAGGTGAAGACGGTGCAGCACGGCGCCGGCGAGCGCGGACCGCGCAGCCGCGCCACCGGCGAGCTTGCCTGCGGCCCCGAGACGCTCGCAGAGGATGAGCTGACGCGCAACCGCGCGGACTTCGGTGCCGACGTCCTCGCGCATGCGCTCGACGACGACTACCACCGCGCGCGCTCGCCGGTATGGGGCAACATTAACGTCCCGCTGTTCTCCGCGGCGAACTGGGGTGGTCAGGGCCTGCACCCGCGCGGAAACTTCGAAGGCTTCATGCGGGCCGCGTCGCGGGAGAAGTATCTCGAGGTTCACGGAATCGAGCACTGGACCGAGTTCTACACCGACCACGGCGTGACGCTGCAGAAGCAGTTCTTCGCGCACTATCTCAAAGGCGAGGACTCGCTGCGCGACTGGCCGCGCGTGCGGCTGCAAGTCCGCCATCTCGACCGGTTCGAGGAACGGCACGAGAACGACTGGCCGATCCCGTGCACGCGCTGGACGAAGCTCTATCTCGATCTGCACGCGCGAACGCTGCGCCGGGACCCGGCGAGCGAGCCGGCGCGCATCGCATACGACGCGTCCCGGGACACCGTGACGTTCGTCGGCGAGCCGCTGGAGGAACAGACCGAGATCACCGGGCCCCTCGCCGCCCGGCTGTTCGTCTCCTCGGAAACCATCGATGCGGACGTGTTCGTGATCCTGCGCGCGTTCGCGCCGGACGGCACCGAGGTCGTGTTTCAGGGCGCGATCGATCCGCACACGCCGCTCGCGCAGGGCTGGCTCCGCGCTTCCCACCGCGCCCTCGATCCGGCGCTGAGCACCGAATACCGCCCGTATCACCCGCACACCGAGTTGCAGCCGCTCGTCCCCGGCGAACCGGTGCAGCTCGACGTCGAGCTGTGGCCGACCTCGATCGTGCTGCCGCGCGGCTATCGCTTCGCGCTGACCGTGCGCGGCACGGACTACGTCTATCCCGGCCGCAGCGGCGGGCGCCTGTCGAATTTCAAGAACGAGCTCACCGGCTGCGGCCCGTTCCTGCACGACGATTCGCGCGACCGGCCGGCCGAGATTTTCGTCGCGTACAACGCGCTCCACGCCGACGAGGACCGCGCGCCGTACGTGCTCCTCCCGGTCGTCCCCGGCGCAGCGTAG
- a CDS encoding Crp/Fnr family transcriptional regulator translates to MPEQLSAAYTSGNAVIDTLPKAERERIIPHLSVFDVEVPGYVVPHDAPFHEVLFPIGAIFSVTATLERGHTYEVAATGKEGLIGAELALGVAFAPRAVLAQVEGASAAMHPATFLQCLARSMTFTQAVHRHMVRRLFIAEQFVACNFAHTLTQRCARWILMLRDEAGRDEFGLRHEFLGMMLGLDRCEAEHATEMLRSCGAIRYTDEIVSVLQVEVLAEFSCECYESQRRLRPTTPSPENNVDH, encoded by the coding sequence ATGCCCGAGCAGCTTAGCGCCGCCTACACGAGCGGCAACGCCGTGATCGACACGCTGCCGAAGGCGGAGCGCGAGCGAATCATCCCGCATCTGAGTGTCTTCGACGTCGAGGTCCCCGGCTACGTCGTTCCGCACGACGCGCCGTTTCATGAGGTTCTCTTTCCGATCGGTGCGATCTTCTCGGTCACCGCGACGCTCGAGCGGGGTCACACGTACGAGGTGGCGGCAACCGGGAAAGAGGGCTTGATCGGAGCCGAGCTCGCGCTCGGCGTGGCGTTCGCACCCCGGGCCGTGCTGGCGCAGGTCGAGGGTGCTTCGGCCGCGATGCACCCCGCGACCTTTCTGCAGTGCCTCGCGCGCAGCATGACGTTCACGCAAGCCGTTCACCGCCACATGGTTCGCCGCTTGTTCATCGCCGAACAGTTCGTGGCGTGCAACTTCGCCCACACGCTGACGCAGCGGTGCGCGCGATGGATCCTGATGCTTCGCGACGAGGCGGGCCGCGACGAGTTCGGTCTGCGGCACGAGTTTCTCGGGATGATGCTCGGACTCGATCGCTGCGAGGCGGAGCACGCAACCGAGATGCTGCGCAGCTGCGGCGCCATACGGTACACGGACGAAATCGTCTCCGTGCTGCAAGTGGAAGTGCTCGCCGAATTTTCCTGCGAGTGTTACGAATCGCAGCGGCGGCTGCGGCCGACGACGCCGAGCCCGGAGAATAACGTCGACCACTAG
- a CDS encoding Crp/Fnr family transcriptional regulator, with amino-acid sequence MISGVYHRGNRLLDALPTDERDAIVPALEVVQVSSGDVIQQPGEVIAWVGFPIDSALSVVVAMQNGQTCEVGTIGREGATGVEVAFGTPVLRTTVCQVAGTMARMPAAAFLDAIRRSAHLDGVVRATEWARTFFIEQLSACNAVHSLSQRFARWMLTLSDCANRESYALTHEHASILLGVRRATITNAAGELQRLGALDYRRGHVKITDRPLLESAACSCYAETKAVFDEALHVWSGQAVSALRHPR; translated from the coding sequence ATGATAAGCGGCGTATATCACCGCGGAAACAGGCTGCTCGACGCGCTCCCCACTGATGAGCGCGACGCGATCGTTCCCGCCCTAGAAGTGGTGCAGGTCTCCTCGGGCGACGTCATTCAGCAGCCCGGCGAGGTGATCGCGTGGGTCGGCTTTCCGATCGACAGCGCGCTCTCGGTCGTCGTGGCGATGCAGAACGGACAGACCTGCGAGGTCGGCACGATCGGCCGGGAGGGCGCAACGGGAGTTGAGGTCGCCTTCGGCACGCCGGTGCTGCGCACGACGGTCTGCCAGGTCGCCGGCACGATGGCGCGGATGCCGGCAGCGGCGTTTCTCGACGCCATCCGCCGCAGCGCTCATCTCGACGGCGTCGTGCGCGCGACGGAGTGGGCGCGCACGTTCTTCATCGAACAGCTCAGCGCGTGCAACGCCGTCCATTCGCTTTCGCAGCGTTTCGCGCGGTGGATGCTGACGCTCTCCGACTGCGCCAACCGCGAGAGCTATGCGCTCACGCACGAGCACGCCTCGATCCTGCTCGGCGTGAGGCGCGCCACGATCACCAATGCCGCCGGCGAGCTCCAACGGCTGGGCGCGCTGGACTACCGGCGCGGTCACGTGAAGATCACCGACCGGCCGCTGCTCGAGTCGGCCGCCTGCAGCTGCTACGCGGAGACGAAAGCGGTGTTCGACGAGGCGCTCCACGTGTGGAGCGGCCAGGCGGTCTCGGCGTTGCGCCACCCTCGCTGA